One genomic segment of Drosophila melanogaster chromosome 3L includes these proteins:
- the CG7457 gene encoding uncharacterized protein, isoform A, with the protein MEEKRYLKRKEKARSDGNRDQVAVSCNQLGDFYNQQGKYTDAVREYVQEAQIYASMGKELETAKAKRMVGEMYTLLCDYDAAKDHINDYLKIAKRLKNQVEEQRAYATLGRVHLLHGQSLADSSASGSMEQLKLAEKNFLRSLLLIKDLSGQISKLEQLDMQARCYLNIGVVKEHMEAFQESIEYIDKAIKISKTHELWDLTHLCYISMSLLYICKKNDATAALRFCNMALEVAKRFPNKVKKICETLITKAEILIKAGDFASAKQILTKAYKKNTPDENDRVNIEKQLRIVVKVCQTLDELVLTSSVDYAKLKGLYEKLGDGCCHLMNYEKALTYYQKMLENAELNQESGKSLVPIYVSLYQTYRDNGQFDKALEYLWKEFELNQDAPSEAFTTLCTIAEICEQQSHPFWTVHDVYQKALRQADKAGSCSDKLVKIAMVRLRRLMLKHNMQVLVENLEADATAKGIDLDQEESVGDDEEESDGGGTAVQQNTPDWDDDFDLATLTDSDASDLDETEKPRPQRTTRGNRTLVIKKNNKGETQLHQACISGNLELVRRLIDQGHTVNVRDHAGWLPLHEACNHGYREIVELLLDKGAASAINDKGGTSCDGITPLFDACSNGFLDVAELLLDRGADATVRTDYNETCIAGLDKWRQGAQLVDGEQAQYAQLRERLLRTLSKVGICSDKNARPLTNFNAKRISREERGSMSEEEDEEEALHESNRRSLSHNRSGSEYGAKKSKSSTQPSASKEYRSVMAHLKRPNRLNDDPPSTSTLNKHKRNAFLSEDEVDADNWLIDDVGPERKRKRINSGDLSRRTSKENFQDTALSLPANWEDDLLQATPENEYSQRQKQMRKLTLSRSSSMSSNHSSSATSSRKKHQATLLDSGFSRFRSESPLGSESSQDGTTSLISVRTIEPDSTTSTIQVLISPAKSSPIKVQATPVLATTVSFKVKIQDELLLVPIERKKLQDINIRWLAEEAGRRYNKLTGLTPLLRLKTADGFAYEETDPVSVALEQNMLMASILDWKISPLSQRYEEMCLQMQKTVDNKVKLLLERSQNNNMLELSGLWMRAEKTEPIFKALLHQARLTVLDLSCNFIGNEGCQQLAKSLPTLLQLKALRLQCNAIGSHGLEALLCGQGMDKLELLEELNLNQNPLGNASVRILSKYCASPAGQALTCLQLAQCELTELQDFDLGFNKLTRFDISFNQLTQQSVRRLTDQLNSCRLEQLNLSYVRWPLDDASGFALSERLVTLFEGGTCERFVGVQLAGCGLNDAHMYNISQHLAKAKQLQMLDISDNSNLSGTTLGYILDELPQLRDLLAVNCTNLLDDIRLQKLEQLKQLPRRLELTVDEQVFSMPGALETLQSIWQLQFGDKAKMLTTSNSRKIGRRYKGLLKLLADGSDAE; encoded by the exons ATGGAAGAGAAGCGCTACCTTAAGCGCAAGGAAAAGGCGCGCAGCGATGGTAATCGAGATCAGGTGGCAGTCAGTTGCAACCAGCTGGGCGACTTCTACAACCAGCAGGGCAAATACACCGATGCAGTCAGGGAATATGTCCAGGAGGCCCAGATATACGCCTCTATGGGCAAGGAACTGGAGACGGCCAAGGCCAAGAGGATGGTCGGCGAGATGTACACGCTGCTGTGCGACTACGATGCAGCAAAGGATCACATCAACGATTACCTGA AGATTGCGAAACGATTAAAGAATCAGGTGGAGGAACAGCGAGCCTATGCCACTTTGGGACGTGTTCATCTTCTGCACGGCCAGAGCCTGGCGGACAGTTCCGCTTCCGGATCAATGGAGCAACTTAAACTGGCCGAGAAGAACTTTCTTCGCAGCCTGCTGCTGATCAAAGA CCTTTCAGGTCAGATTTCGAAGCTAGAGCAGTTGGATATGCAAGCTCGCTGCTACCTGAACATCGGCGTAGTTAAGGAGCACATGGAAGCTTTCCAAGAGTCCATTGAGTACATCGACAAAGCCATTAAGATCAGCAAAACACATGAGTTGTGGGACCTGACCCATTTGTGCTACATTTCAATGAGCTTGCTCTACATTTGCAAAAAGAACGACGCAACGGCTGCGCTTCGATTTTGCAATATGGCTTTGGAGGTGGCAAAGCGGTTTCCAAACAAGGTTAAGAAGATCTGCGAGACGCTTATCACCAAGGCAGAGATTCTTATTAAGGCAGGAGACTTTGCCAGCGCCAAGCAAATACTTACCAAGGCTTACAAGAAAAACACGCCGGATGAGAATGATCGTGTGAATATTGAGAAGCAGCTAAGAATCGTAGTCAAAGTCTGCCAGACACTAGATGAACTGGTACTTACCAGTTCCGTAGACTATGCCAAATTGAAGGGCCTGTACGAGAAACTCGGCGACGGTTGCTGTCATCTGATGAACTACGAGAAAGCTCTGACTTATTACCAAAAAATGTTAGAAAACGCTGAGCTCAATCAGGAAAGTGGCAAAAGCCTGGTGCCCATCTATGTGAGTCTCTATCAAACATACCGAGACAATGGACAGTTTGACAAGGCCTTGGAGTACCTGTGGAAAGAGTTTGAGCTAAACCAGGATGCTCCTTCAGAGGCGTTCACCACGCTCTGCACAATTGCCGAGATATGCGAGCAGCAGTCACATCCTTTTTGGACCGTTCACGATGTTTACCAGAAGGCTCTGCGACAAGCCGATAAGGCTGGGAGCTGCTCTGACAAGCTGGTAAAGATTGCTATGGTCAGACTGAGGCGGCTAATGCTGAAGCATAACATGCAAGTTCTTGTTGAAAATCTGGAGGCGGATGCAACAGCCAAGGGCATTGATCTGGATCAGGAAGAAAGCGTGGGCGACGATGAAGAAGAATCGGACGGCGGCGGGACTGCCGTCCAGCAAAATACTCCCGACTGGGACGACGATTTCGATCTGGCCACCCTAACCGACTCGGATGCCAGTGATCTGGATGAGACTGAGAAACCACGTCCACAGAGAACCACACGCGGTAATAGAACCCTTGTCATTAAGAAGAACAACAAGGGCGAGACACAGCTGCATCAGGCGTGTATATCGGGTAATCTGGAACTGGTGAGACGTCTAATCGACCAGGGACACACGGTCAATGTGCGAGATCACGCTGGATGGCTTCCATTGCACGAGGCATGTAACCATGGTTACCGCGAGATTGTTGAGCTGCTATTGGACAAGGGAGCCGCGTCTGCCATTAACGACAAGGGCGGAACCAGTTGCGACGGAATTACTCCACTTTTCGACGCCTGCTCCAATGGTTTTTTGGATGTGGCTGAACTCCTGCTGGACCGTGGAGCAGATGCCACTGTACGAACAGACTACAATGAGACCTGCATTGCTGGACTGGACAAGTGGCGCCAGGGAGCGCAGCTGGTGGACGGCGAACAAGCGCAGTATGCCCAACTACGAGAGCGATTACTACGAACGCTTTCCAAGGTTGGCATCTGTAGTGATAAGAATGCTCGTCCTTTAACCAATTTCAATGCAAAAAGAATAAGTAGGGAAGAGCGTGGCAGCATGTCAGAGGAAGAGGATGAGGAAGAAGCTCTTCACGAGAGCAATAGAAGATCCTTAAGTCACAACCGTTCAGGAAGTGAATATGGTGCTAAGAAATCCAAGAGCTCAACCCAACCAAGTGCTAGCAAGGAATATCGAAGTGTTATGGCGCACCTAAAAAGACCCAACCGCCTTAACGATGATCCTCCCAGCACCAGCACTTTGAACAAACATAAACGGAATGCCTTTCTAAGCGAAGATGAGGTGGATGCTGATAACTGGCTAATTGATGATGTTGGACCGGAACGGAAACGCAAGCGCATTAACTCTGGAGATTTAAGTAGGCGAACCTCTAAAGAGAATTTTCAAGACACCGCCTTATCCTTGCCGGCAAACTGGGAAGATGATCTTCTGCAGGCCACTCCGGAAAACGAATACTCGCAGCGTCAGAAACAAATGCGTAAACTAACCCTCTCCCGCTCCTCCAGCATGAGTAGCAACCATAGCAGCTCAGCAACTTCTAGTAGAAAAAAGCATCAAGCCACTCTATTGGACAGCGGGTTCAGTCGGTTCCGGAGCGAAAGTCCTTTGGGCAGTGAATCCTCGCAGGATGGCACCACCTCGTTGATTAGCGTGCGCACCATTGAACCTGATTCCACTACGAGCACCATTCAAGTGCTCATCTCTCCGGCAAAATCATCACCCATTAAGGTGCAAGCTACTCCCGTTCTAGCCACAACTGTGTCATTTAAAGTCAAAATCCAGGACGAGCTGTTACTAGTGCCTATCGAACGGAAAAAACTGCAAGATATTAACATTCGTTGGCTTGCTGAAGAAGCCGGAAGACGTTATAACAA GCTAACTGGTTTAACACCTCTCCTGCGACTCAAGACTGCTGATGGCTTTGCCTATGAGGAAACCGACCCGGTTAGTGTAGCCCTTGAGCAAAACATGCTAATGGCATCTATTCTGGATTGGAAAATATCACCGCTTTCACAGCGGTATGAAGAGATGTGTCTGCAAATGCAAAAGA CCGTGGATAACAAGGTAAAGCTTCTATTGGAGCGTtcgcaaaataataatatgctGGAGCTCTCGGGCTTGTGGATGCGCGCTGAAAAAACCGAACCCATATTCAAGGCACTTCTCCATCAAGCTCGTCTCACCGTTTTGGATCTATCATGCAACTTTATTGGCAACGAGGGATGTCAGCAGTTAGCAAAGTCGCTGCCCACATTGCTTCAACTCAAGGCACTGCGATTGCAATGCAATGCGATTGGATCCCATGGATTGGAAGCTTTGCTATGTGGCCAAGGCATGGACAAACTAGAGCTCTTGGAagagttaaatttaaatcagaATCCATTGGGAAATGCGAGCGTAAGGATTCTTAGCAAATATTGTGCCAGTCCCGCTGGTCAAGCTCTGACATGCCTTCAACTTGCTCAATGTGAACTGACGGAACTGCAGGATTTTGACCTGGGATTCAATAAGTTGACGCGATTTGATATCAGCTTTAATCAACTTACACAGCAGAGTGTGCGTCGGCTAACGGATCAACTGAATAGTTGCCGGCTGGAGCAATTGAATCTCAGTTATGTGCGCTGGCCCCTCGACGATGCAAGTGGATTTGCGTTGAGTGAGCGCCTGGTTACGCTTTTCGAAGGTGGTACCTGCGAGCGATTTGTCGGAGTGCAGCTCGCTGGCTGCGGCTTGAACGATGCGCATATGTACAATATCAGCCAGCAtttggccaaagccaaacaactACAGATGTTGGATATCAGTGATAATAGCAATTTAAGTGGAACTACTCTTGGATACATATTAGATGAACTACCTCAATTACGCGATCTTTTGGCCGTTAATTGTACAAATCTACTGGATGACATTCGTCTGCAAAAACTCGAACAACTAAAGCAGCTGCCCAGGCGCTTAGAATTAACAGTTGATGAGCAGGTGTTCTCCATGCCAGGAGCCCTGGAAACACTTCAGTCCATTTGGCAGCTGCAATTTGGAGACAAGGCCAAAATGTTGACCACATCAAATAGCCGGAAAATTGGAAGGCGGTACAAAGGTCTACTTAAGCTACTCGCTGATGGAAGCGATGCGGAATAG
- the Mcad gene encoding Medium-chain acyl-CoA dehydrogenase, which yields MAFLNKLAAPALRQLVSQSRAYAAVSHVSPNGTSFALTEDQLQLQELARKFTREEIIPVAAQYDKSGEYPWPIIKKAWELGLMNNHIPADIGGLDLDVFTTCLSAEELAYGCTGIMTALEASGLGQTPVILSGNKEQKKKYLGRLLEEPLVAAYCVTEPGAGSDVSGIKTRAEKKGDEWVINGQKMWITNGGVANWYFVLARTNPDPKCPPSKAFTGFIVERDSPGLTPGRKELNMGQRASDTRGITFEDVRVPKENVLIGEGAGFKIAMGTFDKTRPPVAAGAVGLAQRCLDEALKYALERKTFGVPIAYHQAVQFMLADMAIGVETSRLAWRLSAWEIDQGRRNSYYASIAKCHAADMANKIASDAVQIFGGNGFNSEYPVEKLMRDAKIYQIYEGTSQIQRLIISRNMYEAAKGQA from the exons ATGGCGTTCCTCAACAAG CTTGCTGCGCCTGCCCTGCGCCAGTTGGTGTCCCAAAGTCGCGCCTACGCCGCCGTGTCACACGTTTCGCCCAATGGCACCTCTTTCGCACTCACCGAGGatcagctgcagctgcaggaaCTGGCACGTAAGTTCACCCGTGAGGAGATCATCCCGGTGGCCGCCCAGTACGACAAGAGCGGCGAGTACCCGTGGCCCATCATCAAGAAGGCCTGGGAACTGGGCCTGATGAACAACCACATTCCTGCTGATATTGGTGGCCTGGATCTCGATGTGTTCACCACCTGCTTGTCGGCCGAGGAGTTGGCCTATGGCTGCACTGGCATCATGACCGCCTTAGAGGCTAGTGGTCTGGGC CAAACTCCTGTGATCCTGTCCGGTAACAAGGAACAGAAGAAAAAGTACCTGGGCCGCCTGCTGGAGGAGCCACTTGTCGCCGCCTATTGTGTTACAGAGCCCGGAGCAGGATCCGATGTGTCCGGCATCAAGACACGCGCCGAGAAGAAGGGTGATGAGTGGGTAATCAACggccagaagatgtggatcaCCAACGGTGGTGTGGCGAACTGGTACTTTGTGCTGGCCCGCACCAATCCGGATCCCAAGTGCCCGCCCAGCAAGGCCTTCACCGGGTTCATTGTGGAGCGCGACAGTCCCGGACTAACGCCCGGCCGCAAGGAGTTGAACATGGGACAGCGCGCCTCCGACACGCGTGGCATCACCTTCGAGGATGTGCGCGTGCCCAAGGAAAATGTGCTGATTGGCGAGGGTGCCGGTTTCAAAATTGCCATGGGCACCTTTGATAAGACGCGTCCTCCAGTTGCTGCCGGAGCTGTGGGTTTGGCCCAGCGTTGCTTGGATGAGGCTCTTAAATACGCGCTGGAACGCAAGACCTTTGGCGTGCCCATCGCTTACCACCAGGCTGTGCAGTTCATGCTGGCTGATATGGCCATCGGTGTGGAGACATCCCGTCTGGCGTGGCGTCTCTCCGCCTGGGAAATCGACCAGGGACGCCGCAACAGCTACTATGCCTCCATTGCCAAGTGCCATGCCGCCGATATGGCCAACAAGATTGCCTCCGATGCCGTCCAGATCTTTGGAGGCAACGGCTTCAACAGCGAGTATCCCGTGGAGAAGCTGATGCGTGATGCCAAGATCTACCAAATCTACGAAGGTACTTCTCAGATCCAGCGCCTCATCATTTCCCGAAACATGTACGAGGCTGCTAAGGGTCAAGCCTAA
- the CG8492 gene encoding uncharacterized protein, which translates to MLRWPVVCLLLPLLATAKIFDRCELANLLQHRFGLPAAQVATLVCIAQHSSDFNTAAFGGGVGLGGGSHGLFQISDVYWCSPPGQGKGCGLSCSRLRDDDIADDVLCVRKIYAEHQRISGDGFTAWQAYDAYCRQDANSYVAGCGGPGSSALSVAASYHKPQQVQVHSYPVQQYHQVAQIQPQGKIYSRCELAQELYYQHKLPMPQIPTWVCIAQHESSFNTAAVGRLNADGSADHGLFQISDLFWCTHEQRAGKGCHATCNQFLDSSIGDDVQCIRRIHQEHTQISGDGFNAWTVYKRNCLNQHYEQIAACFAKPPAHQPQHHPNAIAGGPVKSKVSYAYQYGQVQVHQTPIAPAVNQYYRPPQPSPVLSYQTNVAAYSGNPFLRPRPVNPPRQHPNAIGVPLKNQTPANPFYIHKQQTQYQPQYQTHFQTHYQRTGKVYNRCELAQELYFSHKFPMQDLATWVCIAEHESSFNTTAVGRLNADGSADHGLFQISDLYWCTHNDGGGKGCHIDCNRLLDSDITDDVKCVRTIHEEHTRISGDGFTAWTVYNGHCRQKTRADVANCFDGKDLPAEVAKPSKGNELVKKTSPTPKAKIYNRCELAKELYHRHKFPMREIPTWVCIAEHESSFNTAAVGKLNADGSEDHGLFQISDIYWCTHDQTSGKACHIECDRLLDSDISDDVQCIRTIHEEHTRLSGDGFNAWTVYNGHCRNQNLAKLSDCFDGNEISEADKTSHYGERPQVMPHQSVPQKPQHKTATIQEYAGNPFLQNLQAAKPPQPTLNKNKLTNNVVAPKEQKTNKLYATNPFFNGQVQSKPPPTQGAPVYSTKKPNYDHNPFLKAPGSVTPSVKPSHASQEVKLHDSTSYAQNPFLSLLGKPIVPAQAPIKPQSKPPSPSKSTQLVSRPYVSSDSFRNEVIKFTATSAAVATTASFTKQSVTTTTRKPQTASTTKPVSTTAKTTSLPLWSWQTSTTAKPTISESGNRYTTSTTRSVITNKPNTHPTIAAVSRPTTRATTRSTNGPIRTTSQPGTYLNTPLSSRSPIRQSTIRSSTVFTTRSTTRPTIRSTTHAISRPTSSPTTRPTTRLTTRPTTRTTTRASVSPTTRPTVGLTTYQPTRTPTSITRRPIYTTQKQYTTTTRATTPYPTVSKPTTRPSTTTRPLTTTRYIPTTRQSVITQTTNRNSAIYLPRNNTISTNRSTTKSPYHYVSINKPTTRSTTSTRPSTTIRYSPTTRQPPTTRSTTRYSAITAFSTRQTSTTPRPYLFTSTTKKSVTTKDPFDHPFFQKFKAKFEKTTTTTNQKASTLAVNQNQTTISPYYAKYQENKVKTGAKTVLSYDFGQNRNTTSRPKSAFDVYLNWNKN; encoded by the coding sequence ATGTTGAGGTGGCCAGTGGTTTGCCTACTGCTCCCGCTTTTGGCCACGGCCAAGATCTTCGATCGCTGTGAGTTGGCCAATTTGCTGCAGCACCGTTTTGGGCTTCCTGCCGCCCAAGTGGCCACCTTGGTGTGCATTGCCCAGCATTCGAGTGATTTCAATACGGCTGCCTTTGGCGGTGGCGTTGGATTGGGCGGTGGTTCCCATGGTCTCTTTCAGATCAGCGATGTCTACTGGTGCTCGCCACCGGGCCAAGGAAAGGGTTGTGGTCTGAGTTGTTCGAGATTGCGGGACGATGACATCGCCGACGATGTCCTGTGTGTTAGAAAAATCTATGCGGAGCATCAGAGGATCAGTGGCGATGGATTCACGGCTTGGCAGGCTTATGATGCTTATTGTCGGCAGGATGCAAATTCGTATGTGGCAGGATGTGGAGGTCCTGGCAGCAGCGCTCTTTCAGTAGCTGCGTCCTACCATAAACCGCAACAGGTTCAGGTTCACAGCTATCCAGTGCAACAGTACCATCAGGTGGCTCAAATCCAGCCACAGGGAAAAATCTACAGTCGCTGCGAATTGGCCCAGGAACTGTATTACCAACATAAGCTACCCATGCCGCAGATTCCCACCTGGGTGTGCATAGCCCAGCATGAATCGTCCTTCAACACAGCTGCCGTGGGTCGACTGAATGCAGATGGCAGTGCGGATCATGGTCTGTTCCAGATCAGCGATCTTTTCTGGTGCACCCATGAACAGAGAGCTGGAAAAGGATGTCATGCCACATGCAATCAGTTCCTCGACTCCAGCATAGGCGATGATGTGCAGTGCATTAGGCGGATACACCAGGAGCACACTCAGATCTCGGGAGATGGCTTCAATGCCTGGACTGTGTACAAACGGAATTGCCTAAACCAGCACTACGAACAGATTGCAGCCTGTTTTGCCAAGCCACCGGCTCATCAGCCTCAGCATCATCCAAATGCCATTGCAGGAGGTCCTGTCAAATCGAAGGTCAGCTATGCCTATCAATATGGCCAGGTTCAAGTACACCAGACGCCAATTGCTCCTGCCGTAAATCAATATTATCGCCCGCCGCAGCCGTCGCCCGTTTTGAGTTACCAAACCAATGTGGCTGCCTATTCGGGCAATCCCTTCCTGCGACCACGCCCAGTTAATCCTCCCAGACAACATCCCAATGCCATTGGAGTACCCCTTAAAAACCAAACCCCTGCCAACCCATTCTATATTCACAAACAGCAAACACAGTATCAACCACAATATCAGACACACTTTCAAACACACTATCAACGCACGGGTAAAGTTTACAATCGCTGCGAGTTAGCCCAAGAGTTGTATTTCTCACACAAGTTTCCCATGCAGGATTTGGCCACCTGGGTGTGCATCGCCGAGCATGAATCCTCATTCAATACGACTGCTGTGGGTCGTCTGAATGCGGACGGCAGTGCTGATCACGGGCTCTTCCAGATCAGCGATCTCTATTGGTGCACACACAATGATGGTGGCGGCAAGGGATGTCACATCGACTGCAACCGCCTGCTGGACTCGGACATCACGGATGATGTCAAGTGCGTTAGGACCATTCACGAGGAGCACACCAGAATCTCGGGAGATGGATTCACTGCCTGGACTGTCTACAATGGACACTGCAGGCAGAAAACTAGAGCCGATGTTGCCAACTGTTTTGATGGTAAAGATCTGCCTGCGGAAGTCGCGAAACCATCCAAGGGTAACGAACTGGTTAAGAAGACATCTCCAACTCCGAAGGCAAAAATATACAATCGCTGTGAGCTGGCCAAGGAACTATACCATAGACACAAGTTTCCCATGAGGGAGATTCCCACATGGGTGTGCATAGCCGAACATGAATCCTCTTTTAATACAGCAGCTGTGGGCAAACTGAATGCAGATGGCAGCGAGGATCACGGCCTGTTTCAAATAAGCGATATTTACTGGTGTACCCATGATCAGACAAGTGGTAAGGCCTGTCACATTGAATGCGATCGTTTGCTGGATTCGGATATATCCGATGATGTGCAGTGCATACGCACTATTCACGAAGAACACACACGACTCTCGGGAGATGGATTCAATGCCTGGACTGTCTACAATGGACATTGCAGGAATCAAAACTTGGCAAAATTAAGTGACTGCTTTGATGGAAATGAGATTTCAGAGGCGGATAAAACCAGTCATTATGGTGAGAGGCCCCAGGTTATGCCTCATCAATCAGTGCCACAGAAACCACAACACAAGACAGCAACTATTCAGGAATATGCTGGGAATCCCTTTTTGCAAAACCTACAAGCAGCCAAGCCACCTCAGCCCaccttaaataaaaataaactaacgAATAATGTAGTAGCTCCCAAGgagcaaaaaacaaataaactatATGCCACCAATCCATTTTTCAATGGTCAAGTCCAGAGCAAACCTCCTCCCACACAAGGAGCACCTGTTTATTCTACCAAAAAACCGAACTATGATCACAATCCCTTCCTGAAAGCCCCTGGTTCAGTAACGCCATCTGTTAAACCTTCACATGCTTCACAAGAAGTCAAACTCCATGACAGTACATCCTATGCCCAAAACCCATTCCTCAGTTTACTTGGCAAACCAATTGTACCTGCTCAAGCACCCATCAAGCCCCAGTCCAAGCCCCCGAGCCCATCTAAGTCCACTCAGCTGGTCAGCAGACCCTATGTCAGCAGCGACAGTTTCCGCAATGAGGTGATTAAATTTACGGCCACCTCTGCAGCggtagcaacaacagcaagctTTACAAAGCAATCTGTAACAACAACCACACGGAAACCTCAGACAGCGTCTACAACAAAACCTGTCTCAACTACGGCCAAAACAACTAGCTTGCCGTTATGGTCATGGCAAACTTCCACGACCGCTAAGCCCACAATATCAGAAAGTGGTAATCGCTATACAACTTCAACCACTCGATCGGTGATAACCAATAAGCCTAATACTCATCCAACCATTGCGGCAGTTTCACGTCCAACTACTCGGGCCACTACCCGGTCAACTAATGGGCCAATTCGCACCACATCTCAACCAGGGACCTACCTTAACACTCCACTATCAAGTCGTTCGCCCATTCGACAATCTACAATCCGTTCCAGTACTGTATTTACGACTCGTTCAACAACTCGCCCAACTATTCGGAGCACTACTCACGCAATTAGTCGCCCAACTAGTAGTCCAACTACTCGTCCAACTACCCGTCTAACTACCCGCCCAACTACTCGTACAACTACTCGTGCATCTGTTTCCCCAACTACTCGTCCAACTGTAGGTTTGACTACTTACCAACCTACTCGTACACCAACTTCAATCACCCGACGCCCAATTTATACAACTCAAAAACAatatacaacaacaacaagagcaacaacacCGTATCCAACAGTAAGCAAACCCACAACTCGGCCTTCCACAACAACTCGACCACTTACAACCACTCGATATATTCCAACAACCCGCCAATCTGTAATAACACAGACCACAAATCGAAACTCGGCAATATATTTACCAAGAAATAATACAATTTCGACAAATCGTTCAACAACTAAGTCTCCATATCATTATGTATCCATAAATAAGCCTACCACACGCTCAACTACAAGCACTCGTCCAAGCACAACGATTCGTTACTCACCAACAACTCGGCAACCGCCCACGACAAGATCCACCACTCGTTATTCAGCGATAACGGCATTTTCAACTCGTCAAACAAGCACCACACCAAGGCCATACTTATTTACCTCAACGACGAAGAAAAGTGTCACCACTAAAGATCCCTTCGACCATCCATTTTTCCAGAAATTCAAGGCTAAGTTTGAgaaaaccacaacaacaacaaatcaaaaagCTTCCACATTAGCTgtaaatcaaaatcaaactaCCATTAGTCCATATTATGCAAAATATCAGGAAAACAAGGTTAAAACGGGAGCAAAAACCGTGCTTTCTTACGACTTTGGTCAAAATAGGAACACTACAAGTAGGCCAAAAAGTGCCTTTGATGTATACCTGAATTGGAACAAAAACTAA